The following are encoded in a window of Thiohalobacter sp. IOR34 genomic DNA:
- a CDS encoding lysophospholipid acyltransferase family protein: MLLIRSLLFWLVFALSMVVIAPLVVLSYPMPYARRYRLASTWARLNLRWLKLVCRLDYRLEGREHIPDQPSIIFCKHQSTWETLALQEIFPPQVWVMKRELLRIPFFGWGIATLKPIAIDRKAGRRAIQQLVSQGIERLREGLWVTVFPEGTRVAPGQRGRYKLGGAILAEKSGALVVPVAHNAGEFWPRHGFIKRPGTIRVVIGPPIVSEGQSAAEILRQAEDWIEGTMERITDPALLQPPD, encoded by the coding sequence ATGCTGCTGATCCGCTCTCTCCTGTTCTGGCTGGTCTTCGCCCTCAGCATGGTGGTGATCGCCCCGCTGGTGGTGCTCAGCTACCCCATGCCCTATGCCCGCCGCTACCGGCTGGCCTCCACCTGGGCCCGGCTCAACCTGCGCTGGCTGAAGTTGGTTTGCCGTCTCGACTATCGACTGGAAGGCCGCGAGCACATCCCCGACCAACCCTCGATCATCTTCTGCAAACACCAGTCGACCTGGGAGACCCTGGCCCTGCAGGAGATCTTCCCGCCCCAGGTCTGGGTCATGAAGCGCGAACTGCTGCGCATCCCTTTCTTCGGCTGGGGCATCGCCACCCTCAAACCCATTGCCATCGACCGCAAGGCCGGGCGCAGGGCCATTCAGCAGCTGGTGAGCCAGGGGATCGAACGGCTCAGGGAGGGACTCTGGGTGACGGTGTTTCCGGAAGGGACGCGGGTGGCGCCGGGACAGCGCGGCCGCTACAAGCTGGGTGGCGCCATCCTGGCCGAAAAGAGCGGCGCCCTGGTGGTCCCGGTGGCCCACAATGCGGGCGAATTCTGGCCCCGGCACGGTTTCATCAAGCGCCCGGGAACCATCCGCGTGGTGATCGGCCCGCCGATCGTCAGCGAGGGCCAGAGCGCCGCCGAGATCCTGCGACAGGCCGAGGACTGGATCGAGGGCACCATGGAGCGGATCACCGACCCGGCGCTGTTGCAGCCTCCGGACTAA